In a genomic window of Quercus lobata isolate SW786 chromosome 4, ValleyOak3.0 Primary Assembly, whole genome shotgun sequence:
- the LOC115987688 gene encoding exopolygalacturonase-like → MGENLSIVTISLLLFLASTNAVQVFDIKSYGGQPNADITQALTKAWTAACAVAGSKVMISTGTYKLGLVTLLGPCKGAIEFNLQGTLEAPSDVASFKGKDFWVTFQHIDSLTVSGGGVFDGKGLTAWQKNNCDQESDCKMLPTSIRFDFVTNSIVSDIQSKDSKSFHINVYGCKSLKIQDVTITAPGNSPNTDGIHIGHSSSITITNAKVGTGDDCISIGDGTQDVTINQVTCGPGHGISIGSLGKYQNEQPVSGIRVIGGTLSSTTNGVRIKTWPASTPGTASDIHFENIVMNNVANPILIDQGYCPNGQCSSKSPSKVKISNVSFKNIRGTSSTKEAMKLICSSGVPCQQVVVADIDLAYKGAGGSASSTCVNVKPAVSGKQNPPACTTKQ, encoded by the exons ATGGGAGAGAACTTGAGCATTGTAACAATTTCCTTGCTATTGTTTTTGGCATCCACCAATGCCGTGCAAGTCTTTGACATTAAATCATATGGAGGACAGCCTAATGCCGATATCACCCAG GCTTTGACGAAAGCTTGGACAGCTGCGTGCGCAGTAGCAGGAAGTAAAGTTATGATTTCAACAGGGACATACAAACTAGGTCTAGTGACTTTGTTAGGTCCATGCAAAGGTGCTATTGAGTTTAACCTTCAGGGTACCCTAGAGGCCCCATCAGACGTTGCCTCCTTCAAGGGTAAAGACTTTTGGGTTACTTTTCAACATATCGACAGTCTCACTGTGTCAGGTGGTGGAGTTTTTGATGGCAAAGGACTAACGgcatggcaaaaaaataattgtgacCAAGAGTCGGACTGCAAAATGCTTCCTACC AGTATAAGGTTCGATTTTGTCACAAATTCAATAGTTAGTGACATTCAATCGAAAGACAGCAAATCTTTCCACATAAACGTTTACGGATGTAAGAGCTTAAAAATCCAAGATGTTACCATCACTGCACCCGGAAATAGCCCTAACACCGACGGAATCCACATCGGACATTCATCTAGCATCACCATCACCAATGCCAAAGTTGGAACAGGTGACGATTGCATCTCCATTGGTGATGGAACCCAAGATGTTACTATTAACCAAGTAACTTGTGGGCCTGGCCATGGTATCAGCATTGGAAGTCTTGGAAAGTACCAAAATGAACAACCAGTTTCAGGAATTAGAGTAATTGGCGGCACCCTTAGCAGTACAACGAATGGTGTTAGAATCAAAACATGGCCTGCTTCCACACCTGGAACTGCTTCTGATATACATTTCGAGAATATTGTCATGAACAATGTTGCCAATCCTATCCTTATTGATCAAGGCTACTGCCCAAATGGTCAATGCTCAAGCAAG TCTCCCTCGAAAGTTAAGATCAGCAATGTTAGCTTCAAGAACATTAGAGGCACTTCTTCAACAAAGGAAGCTATGAAGCTTATTTGTAGTAGCGGTGTACCATGTCAACAAGTGGTGGTTGCTGACATTGATCTCGCATACAAAGGTGCTGGAGGATCTGCTAGTTCCACCTGTGTTAATGTCAAGCCCGCCGTTTCGGGCAAGCAGAATCCTCCTGCTTGTAccactaaacaataa